The Bacteroidales bacterium genome segment GTTGGTCTTGCACCGGGGCATTTAATTACTACCGGATTAGAATATGTTTACGAAGGTATTACAATTGCTACTCTTCAAGATAAACAACAAGTATTGCAACCGTTGATATACGGACATGAAAGTAATCTCGTAACAGCAACATACGAGCAAGACGGAAAAAGGCTTATTCTTGACGGAGGATTCACCAGATTATATTGTTCATGGGACCATGCAGGAACAGGAAGATATGTGAAAAATGCAGCTGCTTGGTTAGTCAACTATGAGAGATTTGCGGAAAAGGCAGATGGTCTTTAAAAAAATCAAAATAATTTATGGAATAAAATGAAATTTACATCTATTTAATAAACACTAAAATTAGCCTAAACCTTAAACCTGATTAAAACTACACTGAAAACTGAAAGTTGCCGATTCTTCGGCAACTTTTTTTATACAAGTTTGTCCTGTTAAGGACAAGATATTGGTAAAAACCTATCCTTGATAAGGTACTGTGCCTTTAGGTACGGAATATTTATATTTTCTTTTTACTATGTGATTTTTTTTGATTCTGTGAAAAAAGAATTTTTTTAGAGTGGATTAACCCACATTATACATGCGATTATCTTTGTGTAGATGCGAGGCGTCGAAACCCGAAGATATATATTGACACATAACAAGCAAACAAGACATTACCGGTATTATAATATTGAAGCGGTGAATAATGCGAGTTAAGATATGGAAAATCAGAAACTATTTCATCCTAATATTATATTAAAATAAAAAAAAATGAAAAAGTTAATAAAATACTTACTGCCGATTTCGATGTTCATTTTTATGATTTATTTAACGGCATTTTCAACAGAGTATAATCCTGTTTTTGATCATCAAATATCGGAAAATGATTCAGTTATGAATGATAGTATTAATTCCGAGATTATTGATATGACTGCTCATTACATAAAATTGAACAATGATCCAAAATATAAACCGAGTACAACTTTTCGTTCAGGACATGTTAATCCGAGAGAAATTAAAAAAGATTATCTTAAAAAAACAGATTACGGATATGTTATAAGTATGGGAACTTATACAAATATCCCGACACCGGCTGTTGATAACGGAGTTGTATATGTCAGCGGAGGTTTCGGAAGCAAACAATATTATGCATTTGATGTCAAAAGCGGTCAAAGTATTTGGGCTGTTGATCTTGACGATGACGGACCGTCTTCACCGGCTGTCAAAGACAGTATTATTGTTTTTAACACAGAATCTTGTACTATATTCGCATGTAACAAAAAAACAGGAAAACAAATTTGGTCGTATTGGATGGGCGATCCGTTAATGTCAATGCCTACAATAGCAAACGATATTGTGTTTTCTGCTTACCCTGCCGGATTCAACGGGAATATTAATATGCAGAAAAATAATATAAACAATATTCAACAAAATAACATTAAAGTAACCGGTAATTCATCAATAGTCAATGATTCTACAATGTCAATCAATACATCGCATGTATTTATAGCCTTTGATCTTTACACAGGGGAAATCCTGTGGCAAAGCAGAATTGACGGAGATGTAATGTCAGCACCGGTTGCAAAAGATGATTTTGTTTATGTAACAACCTTTCCCGGAACTTTATTTAAATTCAAACAAACCACAGGCGAAATTGTTTCAGTTAAAGCAATGAGAGCTACATCTGCTCCTGTTTTTTATGAAGATAATATTTTTATCAGCAGAAGAACAGAACAAGCCGGAGAATACGCCGGTGAAGGAATTATGTTTTTTAGTTCCGGAAACGAAAAAAAAGCAAAATTATATAATAAAAGGAAAGCTCCCTATTTGGATAAAAACATTCAAGGCTTGTCCGACCTTAAAACAAGCTCAATGACTGATGATGCAGGTAACGGTTTTGTCGGTGGTGCTCCGAGTTCTTCCGGATGGTATGCCGCAAGCGAAAACGTAGGACAATCAAATGTATCGTCTTTACAATCTTTTCAGGGATCGAGAACTTTACACAGAGACGGAAGAAATTATAATACCATGGGAGATGAATTGATATGTACTGATATTGAGACCGGAGAAGTTGTATGGAAACATAAAATAAAAGGTGATTTAAATTCTGTCGGCGGATTTATCGGAACACCACCCTTGTCTGTAGCAAATTATATAATTATTGCAACATATTCAGGTGAAATTATAATATCGGATGTTAATACCGGCGAAGAAATTGAAAAATATGAAATAAAGGAACCTGTCAGATATCAACCTGTTGTTGATAACGGTTGGATTTTTGTAACATCAACTTCCGGAAAATTACACGCAATAAATACAGGGAATAAAAAAATTACCGGATGGAGTCATTGGGGAGCTGATGCGGCAAGGACAAATACTGTGAAATAATTAATAATTTTAAAAATTACACAAACAAGAATTAATTGAGCCTTTACGGATTCTATGATTATTATAATCGATTAATATTTATATACAAATGCATTAATATTCATACCTGCACCAACCGATGCAAACATCAGTAAATCTCCTCTGTTTACAGTATGTCCCTCACAATCACCTTTTCTCAAGAGATCAATCAAAGTAGGGACAGTAGCAACGGAACTGTTACCAAGTTTATAAATACTCATAGGCATAATTTTTTCAGGTATTTCGTTTTGTTTTTTATAAAGGCGATAAAAGCGTTGAATCATTGCTTCATCCATTTTTTCATTTGCTTGATGAATGATTATTTTTTTCAGATCTTCAATGTTATATTTTGAGCGATCCAATGCAAGTTTCATGGCCAGCGGTACATTAGTTATGGCATATTCATAAATCTTTCTGCCAAGCATTTTAATATATTTAATATTTTGAGTTACATTCGGATTATTTGATTTTCCGGAAAACAAATAATAAGTCTCTTTATTAGAATCAGTTCTCATGGAAATCGACAATAAACCTGTTCTTTCATTACTTTCAACGGCTTCAATAACAGTAGCTCCGGCTCCGTCTGCATATATCATGGAATCTCTGTCGTATTTATCTGATACACGTGATAATGTTTCTGAACCGATAACCAAAAATCGTTTTCCGATACCGGCTTTTATGTATGCATGAGCTTGTATTACACCTTGAATCCATCCCGGACAACCGAATAAAATGTCATATGCAACACATGAGGGATTTTTAATGCCGAGATTGTGTTTTACGCGAGATGCTAAACTCGGAACCATATCAGATTGTATGGTGCCGAACTTAATATCACCGTAATTATGTGCCATTATAATTTGATCAATGGTTTCAGGATCAATGTCGGCATTTTCAACAGCTCTTTGGGCTGCAATGCTTGCAATATCTGAATTGTTTTGATCTTTCTTTACATAACGCCTTTCATCAATTCCGGTGATTTCTTTAAACTTTTCAATAACAGTTTCTCCCGGAAAATTAAATTTTTCTTGATGTTCATTATAAAACTCTTGTTCAATAAAATCAATATTTTTTTTAACTATAGCCGGTATATAACTTCCGGTTCCGGTTATAATTGTGTTAACAAGTTTCATAATTATTTGTTTTTGAAATTTAAACCTGCTAAACTGTAACTAATATTTAAGAAAAAGGTATTATTTAATGTTTTTTAACAAATTTGTTTTAAAAAATTTAATTAAATAAAAAAGAAAAAGAATAAAATCGGTTTTATTATAAGATTATTACTTTTGTGCTTAAGATATTAAGAATATAATAATGAGTCTGCTCCGAAACCGGTCAGACGGGTATATTTGCAAAAACAGAATAAATTTAATGTCTTATTTTCAGCTAATCAGAAAACCCGTCAGACCGATATTAATGAGTATTTTGACTTTTCGGAGTGGACTCAATAATCATTTATTATGGAGTTTAAAGTTAATAAATATAAAACATCAAAGCAGCGATTGGATTTAGCTGATAAAAAGCCGAATGCAACAAAAATTTATATTGAAACTTACGGATGTCAAATGAATGTAGCTGACAGTGAGGTTGTTATGTCGATTATGATTGATGAGGGCTATGCCATTACAGATGAAGTAAATAATGCTGATATTATTTTTATTAATACCTGTGCGGTAAGAGATAATGCGGAGAAAAGAATTCGTAACAGGTTGATTGCTCTTAATGCATTGAAAAAAAGAAAAAAATGTCTGATTATTGGCCTTCTCGGTTGTATGGCAGAGCGTTTAAAAGAGAAGTTGATTAAGGAAGAGCAAATATTAGATATTGTTGCAGGCCCCGATTCATACAGAAGTTTGCCCGGTTTGGTCAAACAAGCAGAATCCGGCAGCAAAGCAATAAATGTGTTATTGTCAAGAGAAGAAACCTATGCTGAAATATCACCGGTAAGAAAGGATAAGAATAATGTTTCTGCTTTTATATCAATAACAAGAGGTTGTGATAATATGTGTGCGTTTTGTGTTGTTCCTTTCACAAGAGGGCGGGAGAGAAGCCGTAATCCCGAAAGTATTTTGAATGAAGTAAGACAAGTTATATACGATGGTTATAAAGAAGTTATTTTGCTGGGACAAAATGTTGATAAATACGATTGGAATAAAGGTGAAGTGAAATTTTCACGTTTATTGAAAATGACAGCAGAGTTGGATTCCAATATCAGAATACGATTTACAACATCCTATCCTCAAGATTTTACTGATGAAGTAATTCAAATAATATCTGAATATAAAAATATTTGTAAATACATACACTTGCCTGTTCAATCCGGCAGTAATGCCATGCTTGATAAAATGAAAAGAGGATATACGCGAGAGTGGTATTTAAACAGGATTGGAGCTGTCAGAAGAATTATTCCGGATTGTTCTGTTTCAACAGATATAATCACAGGTTATTGCGGTGAAACAGAACAAGATCATCAAGATACATTAGCATTGATGAAAGAAGTTGGCTATGATTTTGCATATATGTTTAAATATTCTGAACGTCCGAATACTTATGCCGCAAGAAATTATGAAGATGATGTGGATGAAGAAACTAAAAAAAGACGTTTAAATGAAATCATAGAACTTCAACAAAAGTTATCTTTAGAGAGTAATCAAAAAGATATTGGCAAAATCTTTGAGGTATTGGTTGAAGGCATATCAAAAAAGTCGGAAGAACAATATTTCGGAAGGAATACCCAAAATAAAGTTGTGGTATTTTCAAGAGAAGACAAAAAGATAGGTGATTATGTTAATGTTAAGATAAATTCTTGTACTTCAGCTACATTGATTGGTGAAATAACAAATATCAAGTACCAAATAAACAGATAAACAAAATTCAAATATCAATAAACAAAAGTTTTATTATTAAATTATTTAAATATGAAAAAAGTACTTTTATTAACAATAGGAATATTAATAATTAATATTTCATTTTCTCAAGAACATCCTGATTTTACAATTATTGATCAAGTAAAAACATCATCGGTAAAAAATCAAGATCGTTCCGGAACTTGTTGGTCTTTTACAACAACTTCTTTTATTGAAACAGAGGCAATGAGATGCGGAAAAGCTGAATTTGACATCTCTGAAATATATTTTGCATATTATGCATATATTGATAAAGCATATGATTATATAAGATTGCACGGCAATAACAATTTTTCGGAAGGCGGACAAGCTCATGATGTTACAAATGTTGTAAAAAGGTTCGGGATGGTTCCGGAAACAGCTTTTTCCGGTATAAATTATGATTCTGAATTTCATAATCATTTTGAACTGGCTAAAAACCTGAACTCAATTGTTGAAAACGCTGCAAATACTAAAGAAAAGTTGCCGCAAACTTGGCATAGTGCTTTTAAAGGTGTGCTTGACAGTTATCTTGGAGTTGTACCGGATACATTTATATATGAAGGGAAGGAATATACACCGCAAACTTTTAATGAACAAATAATCGGATTTAATCCGGATGATTACATTGAGTTAACATCTTATACACATCATCCTTTTTATGAATTGATTGATCTTGAACTTCCTGATAATTGGTCTCATGACAGATATTATAACGTACCTGTAAATGAGTTGATTGAAATAATGAATTATGCCTTAAAAAACGGTTATTCTATAGCTTGGGACGGAGATCTAAGTGATAAAAGATTTAATCTTACAACAGAAAAATTAAATTTATCTGAAGATGATTTGAAAGCAATCAAAGAAACAAATTATCAGAAATTCAGGCAAGAGACTTTTGATGATTACACCACTACCGATGATCATTTAATGCATATTACGGGTATCGTAAAAGATAAAGAAGGTAACTTATATTATTTAACAAAGAATTCGTGGGGGATTTATAACGAATACGGAGGATACTTGTATATGTCTGAAGGATACATAAAAATAAAAACTATAGCGTATATGATACATAAAGATGCTGTTCCTGAAGCAATTGCTTTAAAATTGGGCTTGAAATAAAAAGAATAAGCATATATTATTTAAAAATCCGAAGATTATTCTTCGGATTTTTTATTATTCGGGTTAAGAAACTATTAGAAACCATACAACCTTTTTTAACTATCTTTGTCTTTATTATAAAATTCCAAAAAAGATGCAATTCAAAATCCTTTTAACTGCAATATTAATAAATCTTTCTTTTATTATTTTTGGACAAAGTATTGATACCGTAAAAGATATTCTTAAGAATACTCCTGAAGAAAAAAAAGCAGAGTTCTTATTACAAACAGCAAAATCCTTAACAGCAAATGATCCGAATAAAAGCTCAGAGTATATCAATAAAGCATTATTGTATTTAAATAAATACCGGAATGATTCACTTAAAGGAGAAGCATATTCACTTGCAGGAAAAGCTCAGTATTACTTAGCTAATTATGATTCTGCATTAATTGCTATGAAATATGCACTTGAGATTTTTCAAAGTATTGAATATGACAAAGGCATTGCTGCACAATATAATATTATAGGTGTTTGGTATTACAGCGCTGCTTCAGATTATGAAAAAGCACTTGATTATTATTTATTGTCTTTAAAAAAACGTGAAGAAATTAATGATTCTGTAGGAATAGCATATTCTCACAGTAATATCGGTAATATCTATTATAAACAAAACAGAAGAGACAAGGCAATTGAAAGTTTTGAAAAAGGATTACTATATGCAAAAGGAGGAAATGATAAAAACATCATTTCAATACTGTTAAACAATTTGGGTGCAGAATATGAAGAAAAAAAAGAATATGAAAAAGCACTTGATTATTATATTAAATCTTCAGAAATAAAGAAAGAACTGAATAATCAAATAAGATTGGCAGTAACATACGGCAGCATCGGAAATTTATATCAGAAAACAGGAAAATATAAGGAAGCTT includes the following:
- a CDS encoding PQQ-binding-like beta-propeller repeat protein; protein product: MKKLIKYLLPISMFIFMIYLTAFSTEYNPVFDHQISENDSVMNDSINSEIIDMTAHYIKLNNDPKYKPSTTFRSGHVNPREIKKDYLKKTDYGYVISMGTYTNIPTPAVDNGVVYVSGGFGSKQYYAFDVKSGQSIWAVDLDDDGPSSPAVKDSIIVFNTESCTIFACNKKTGKQIWSYWMGDPLMSMPTIANDIVFSAYPAGFNGNINMQKNNINNIQQNNIKVTGNSSIVNDSTMSINTSHVFIAFDLYTGEILWQSRIDGDVMSAPVAKDDFVYVTTFPGTLFKFKQTTGEIVSVKAMRATSAPVFYEDNIFISRRTEQAGEYAGEGIMFFSSGNEKKAKLYNKRKAPYLDKNIQGLSDLKTSSMTDDAGNGFVGGAPSSSGWYAASENVGQSNVSSLQSFQGSRTLHRDGRNYNTMGDELICTDIETGEVVWKHKIKGDLNSVGGFIGTPPLSVANYIIIATYSGEIIISDVNTGEEIEKYEIKEPVRYQPVVDNGWIFVTSTSGKLHAINTGNKKITGWSHWGADAARTNTVK
- a CDS encoding 3-oxoacyl-ACP synthase III family protein translates to MKLVNTIITGTGSYIPAIVKKNIDFIEQEFYNEHQEKFNFPGETVIEKFKEITGIDERRYVKKDQNNSDIASIAAQRAVENADIDPETIDQIIMAHNYGDIKFGTIQSDMVPSLASRVKHNLGIKNPSCVAYDILFGCPGWIQGVIQAHAYIKAGIGKRFLVIGSETLSRVSDKYDRDSMIYADGAGATVIEAVESNERTGLLSISMRTDSNKETYYLFSGKSNNPNVTQNIKYIKMLGRKIYEYAITNVPLAMKLALDRSKYNIEDLKKIIIHQANEKMDEAMIQRFYRLYKKQNEIPEKIMPMSIYKLGNSSVATVPTLIDLLRKGDCEGHTVNRGDLLMFASVGAGMNINAFVYKY
- the miaB gene encoding tRNA (N6-isopentenyl adenosine(37)-C2)-methylthiotransferase MiaB, whose translation is MEFKVNKYKTSKQRLDLADKKPNATKIYIETYGCQMNVADSEVVMSIMIDEGYAITDEVNNADIIFINTCAVRDNAEKRIRNRLIALNALKKRKKCLIIGLLGCMAERLKEKLIKEEQILDIVAGPDSYRSLPGLVKQAESGSKAINVLLSREETYAEISPVRKDKNNVSAFISITRGCDNMCAFCVVPFTRGRERSRNPESILNEVRQVIYDGYKEVILLGQNVDKYDWNKGEVKFSRLLKMTAELDSNIRIRFTTSYPQDFTDEVIQIISEYKNICKYIHLPVQSGSNAMLDKMKRGYTREWYLNRIGAVRRIIPDCSVSTDIITGYCGETEQDHQDTLALMKEVGYDFAYMFKYSERPNTYAARNYEDDVDEETKKRRLNEIIELQQKLSLESNQKDIGKIFEVLVEGISKKSEEQYFGRNTQNKVVVFSREDKKIGDYVNVKINSCTSATLIGEITNIKYQINR
- a CDS encoding C1 family peptidase, which gives rise to MKKVLLLTIGILIINISFSQEHPDFTIIDQVKTSSVKNQDRSGTCWSFTTTSFIETEAMRCGKAEFDISEIYFAYYAYIDKAYDYIRLHGNNNFSEGGQAHDVTNVVKRFGMVPETAFSGINYDSEFHNHFELAKNLNSIVENAANTKEKLPQTWHSAFKGVLDSYLGVVPDTFIYEGKEYTPQTFNEQIIGFNPDDYIELTSYTHHPFYELIDLELPDNWSHDRYYNVPVNELIEIMNYALKNGYSIAWDGDLSDKRFNLTTEKLNLSEDDLKAIKETNYQKFRQETFDDYTTTDDHLMHITGIVKDKEGNLYYLTKNSWGIYNEYGGYLYMSEGYIKIKTIAYMIHKDAVPEAIALKLGLK